Proteins found in one Miscanthus floridulus cultivar M001 chromosome 4, ASM1932011v1, whole genome shotgun sequence genomic segment:
- the LOC136552971 gene encoding glycine-rich cell wall structural protein isoform X4 produces the protein MGKRVWAAALAALAVVVALGVPARRVAEARTLEKDGLLGGGGGGFGAGGGGGFGAGLGHGGGLGGGFGGGKGGGLGLGGGGGGGFGGGGGAGGGLGGGIGHGGGLGGGFGGGKGGGLGGGGGLGGGGGAGGGFGGGLGGGFGGGKGGGLGGGGGLGGGGGAGGGGGLGGGAGGGLGGGAGGGGGLGGGGGAGGGGGLGGGAGGGGGLGGGGGAGGGGGLGGGAGGGGGLGGGAGGGLGGGAGGGGGLGGGAGGGGGLGGGAGGGLGGGAGGGTGGGLGGGAGGGGGLGGGAGGGAGGGLGGGAGGGAGAGGGFGGGKGGGVGGGGGAGGGAGGGFGGGKGGGFGGGFGGGKGGGFGGGSGGGFGGGGGAGGGFGGGAGAGGGAGGGIGGGL, from the exons ATGGGGAAGCGCGTGTGGGCCGCGGCGCTCGCGGCGCTGGCCGTGGTGGTCGCGCTCGGCGTTCCCGCCCGCCGCGTCGCCGAGGCCCGCACCTTGGAGAAGGACGGCCTGCtgggcggcggtggaggaggcttCGGTGCCGGAGGCGGAGGAGGCTTCGGTGCTGGGCTTGGCCACGGCGGTGGACTCGGGGGCGGATTCGGGGGAGGTAAAGGCGGCGGCCTTGGGCTtggaggaggtggcggcggaggcttcggtggaggtggtggtgctggtggaggTCTTGGCGGAGGGATCGGACATGGCGGCGGCCTTGGAGGTGGGTTCGGTGGCGGGAAAGGTGGCGGGTTAGGTGGAGGAGGCGGCCTTGGGGGAGGTGGCGGTGCTGGTGGTGGCTTTG GTGGCGGCCTTGGAGGTGGCTTTGGCGGCGGCAAAGGTGGCGGTCTTGGCGGGGGTGGTGGcctcggtggtggaggtggagctggtggaggcggtggcCTTGGAGGTGGCGCAGGCGGTGGTCTTGGTGGTGgtgcaggcggaggaggcggcctcggcggtggaggtggtgcaggcggaggcggcggccttGGTGGTGgtgcaggcggaggaggcggcCTCGGCGGTGGAGGTGGTGCTGGTGGAGGCGGTGGCCTTGGAGGTGGtgcaggcggaggcggcggccttGGTGGTGGTGCCGGCGGCGGTCTTGGAGGTGgtgcaggcggaggaggcggcCTTGGTGGCGGtgccggtggaggaggtggactaGGCGGTGGTGCCGGTGGCGGCCTTGGTGGGGGCGCAGGAGGAGGTACTGGCGGTGGCCTTGGGGGCGGtgccggtggaggtggtggtCTTGGCGGTGGCGCGggaggaggtgctggcggtgGTCTTGGTGGCGGCGCGGGAGGTGGTGCCGGAGCAGGCGGCGGTTTTGGCGGAGGCAAAGGAGGCGGCgttggcggaggcggcggcgcaggcgGTGGTGCCGGTGGCGGGTTCGGAGGAGGCAAAGGCGGCGGTTTCGGCGGTGGCTTCGGAGGAGGCAAGGGCGGTGGCTTTGGCGGCGGATCGGGCGGAGgctttggcggcggcggcggcgcgggcggtggTTTTGGCGGAGgagctggtgctggtggtggtgccGGCGGCGGCATCGGTGGCGGACTTTGA
- the LOC136552971 gene encoding glycine-rich cell wall structural protein isoform X2 — translation MGKRVWAAALAALAVVVALGVPARRVAEARTLEKDGLLGGGGGGFGAGGGGGFGAGLGHGGGLGGGFGGGKGGGLGLGGGGGGGFGGGGGAGGGLGGGIGHGGGLGGGFGGGKGGGLGGGGGLGGGGGAGGGFGGGAGHGGGLGGGFGGGKGGGFGGGKGGGLGGGGGLGGGGGAGGGGGLGGGFGGGKGGGLGGGFGGGKGGGLGGGGGLGGGGGAGGGGGLGGGAGGGLGGGAGGGGGLGGGGGAGGGGGLGGGAGGGGGLGGGAGGGLGGGAGGGGGLGGGAGGGGGLGGGAGGGLGGGAGGGTGGGLGGGAGGGGGLGGGAGGGAGGGLGGGAGGGAGAGGGFGGGKGGGVGGGGGAGGGAGGGFGGGKGGGFGGGFGGGKGGGFGGGSGGGFGGGGGAGGGFGGGAGAGGGAGGGIGGGL, via the exons ATGGGGAAGCGCGTGTGGGCCGCGGCGCTCGCGGCGCTGGCCGTGGTGGTCGCGCTCGGCGTTCCCGCCCGCCGCGTCGCCGAGGCCCGCACCTTGGAGAAGGACGGCCTGCtgggcggcggtggaggaggcttCGGTGCCGGAGGCGGAGGAGGCTTCGGTGCTGGGCTTGGCCACGGCGGTGGACTCGGGGGCGGATTCGGGGGAGGTAAAGGCGGCGGCCTTGGGCTtggaggaggtggcggcggaggcttcggtggaggtggtggtgctggtggaggTCTTGGCGGAGGGATCGGACATGGCGGCGGCCTTGGAGGTGGGTTCGGTGGCGGGAAAGGTGGCGGGTTAGGTGGAGGAGGCGGCCTTGGGGGAGGTGGCGGTGCTGGTGGTGGCTTTGGTGGCGGTGCTGGACATGGTGGCGGCCTTGGAGGTGGCTTTGGCGGCGGCAAAGGTGGCGGCTTTGGAGGCGGGAAAGGTGGGGGTCTTGGCGGGGGTGGTGGcctcggtggtggaggtggagctggtggaggcggtggcCTTGGAGGTGGCTTTGGAGGTGGGAAAGGTGGCGGCCTTGGAGGTGGCTTTGGCGGCGGCAAAGGTGGCGGTCTTGGCGGGGGTGGTGGcctcggtggtggaggtggagctggtggaggcggtggcCTTGGAGGTGGCGCAGGCGGTGGTCTTGGTGGTGgtgcaggcggaggaggcggcctcggcggtggag GTGGTGCTGGTGGAGGCGGTGGCCTTGGAGGTGGtgcaggcggaggcggcggccttGGTGGTGGTGCCGGCGGCGGTCTTGGAGGTGgtgcaggcggaggaggcggcCTTGGTGGCGGtgccggtggaggaggtggactaGGCGGTGGTGCCGGTGGCGGCCTTGGTGGGGGCGCAGGAGGAGGTACTGGCGGTGGCCTTGGGGGCGGtgccggtggaggtggtggtCTTGGCGGTGGCGCGggaggaggtgctggcggtgGTCTTGGTGGCGGCGCGGGAGGTGGTGCCGGAGCAGGCGGCGGTTTTGGCGGAGGCAAAGGAGGCGGCgttggcggaggcggcggcgcaggcgGTGGTGCCGGTGGCGGGTTCGGAGGAGGCAAAGGCGGCGGTTTCGGCGGTGGCTTCGGAGGAGGCAAGGGCGGTGGCTTTGGCGGCGGATCGGGCGGAGgctttggcggcggcggcggcgcgggcggtggTTTTGGCGGAGgagctggtgctggtggtggtgccGGCGGCGGCATCGGTGGCGGACTTTGA
- the LOC136552971 gene encoding glycine-rich cell wall structural protein isoform X1 — MGKRVWAAALAALAVVVALGVPARRVAEARTLEKDGLLGGGGGGFGAGGGGGFGAGLGHGGGLGGGFGGGKGGGLGLGGGGGGGFGGGGGAGGGLGGGIGHGGGLGGGFGGGKGGGLGGGGGLGGGGGAGGGFGGGAGHGGGLGGGFGGGKGGGFGGGKGGGLGGGGGLGGGGGAGGGGGLGGGFGGGKGGGLGGGFGGGKGGGLGGGGGLGGGGGAGGGGGLGGGAGGGLGGGAGGGGGLGGGGGAGGGGGLGGGAGGGGGLGGGGGAGGGGGLGGGAGGGGGLGGGAGGGLGGGAGGGGGLGGGAGGGGGLGGGAGGGLGGGAGGGTGGGLGGGAGGGGGLGGGAGGGAGGGLGGGAGGGAGAGGGFGGGKGGGVGGGGGAGGGAGGGFGGGKGGGFGGGFGGGKGGGFGGGSGGGFGGGGGAGGGFGGGAGAGGGAGGGIGGGL; from the coding sequence ATGGGGAAGCGCGTGTGGGCCGCGGCGCTCGCGGCGCTGGCCGTGGTGGTCGCGCTCGGCGTTCCCGCCCGCCGCGTCGCCGAGGCCCGCACCTTGGAGAAGGACGGCCTGCtgggcggcggtggaggaggcttCGGTGCCGGAGGCGGAGGAGGCTTCGGTGCTGGGCTTGGCCACGGCGGTGGACTCGGGGGCGGATTCGGGGGAGGTAAAGGCGGCGGCCTTGGGCTtggaggaggtggcggcggaggcttcggtggaggtggtggtgctggtggaggTCTTGGCGGAGGGATCGGACATGGCGGCGGCCTTGGAGGTGGGTTCGGTGGCGGGAAAGGTGGCGGGTTAGGTGGAGGAGGCGGCCTTGGGGGAGGTGGCGGTGCTGGTGGTGGCTTTGGTGGCGGTGCTGGACATGGTGGCGGCCTTGGAGGTGGCTTTGGCGGCGGCAAAGGTGGCGGCTTTGGAGGCGGGAAAGGTGGGGGTCTTGGCGGGGGTGGTGGcctcggtggtggaggtggagctggtggaggcggtggcCTTGGAGGTGGCTTTGGAGGTGGGAAAGGTGGCGGCCTTGGAGGTGGCTTTGGCGGCGGCAAAGGTGGCGGTCTTGGCGGGGGTGGTGGcctcggtggtggaggtggagctggtggaggcggtggcCTTGGAGGTGGCGCAGGCGGTGGTCTTGGTGGTGgtgcaggcggaggaggcggcctcggcggtggaggtggtgcaggcggaggcggcggccttGGTGGTGgtgcaggcggaggaggcggcCTCGGCGGTGGAGGTGGTGCTGGTGGAGGCGGTGGCCTTGGAGGTGGtgcaggcggaggcggcggccttGGTGGTGGTGCCGGCGGCGGTCTTGGAGGTGgtgcaggcggaggaggcggcCTTGGTGGCGGtgccggtggaggaggtggactaGGCGGTGGTGCCGGTGGCGGCCTTGGTGGGGGCGCAGGAGGAGGTACTGGCGGTGGCCTTGGGGGCGGtgccggtggaggtggtggtCTTGGCGGTGGCGCGggaggaggtgctggcggtgGTCTTGGTGGCGGCGCGGGAGGTGGTGCCGGAGCAGGCGGCGGTTTTGGCGGAGGCAAAGGAGGCGGCgttggcggaggcggcggcgcaggcgGTGGTGCCGGTGGCGGGTTCGGAGGAGGCAAAGGCGGCGGTTTCGGCGGTGGCTTCGGAGGAGGCAAGGGCGGTGGCTTTGGCGGCGGATCGGGCGGAGgctttggcggcggcggcggcgcgggcggtggTTTTGGCGGAGgagctggtgctggtggtggtgccGGCGGCGGCATCGGTGGCGGACTTTGA
- the LOC136552971 gene encoding glycine-rich cell wall structural protein isoform X3, whose translation MGKRVWAAALAALAVVVALGVPARRVAEARTLEKDGLLGGGGGGFGAGGGGGFGAGLGHGGGLGGGFGGGKGGGLGLGGGGGGGFGGGGGAGGGLGGGIGHGGGLGGGFGGGKGGGLGGGGGLGGGGGAGGGFGGGAGHGGGLGGGFGGGKGGGLGGGFGGGKGGGLGGGGGLGGGGGAGGGGGLGGGAGGGLGGGAGGGGGLGGGGGAGGGGGLGGGAGGGGGLGGGGGAGGGGGLGGGAGGGGGLGGGAGGGLGGGAGGGGGLGGGAGGGGGLGGGAGGGLGGGAGGGTGGGLGGGAGGGGGLGGGAGGGAGGGLGGGAGGGAGAGGGFGGGKGGGVGGGGGAGGGAGGGFGGGKGGGFGGGFGGGKGGGFGGGSGGGFGGGGGAGGGFGGGAGAGGGAGGGIGGGL comes from the exons ATGGGGAAGCGCGTGTGGGCCGCGGCGCTCGCGGCGCTGGCCGTGGTGGTCGCGCTCGGCGTTCCCGCCCGCCGCGTCGCCGAGGCCCGCACCTTGGAGAAGGACGGCCTGCtgggcggcggtggaggaggcttCGGTGCCGGAGGCGGAGGAGGCTTCGGTGCTGGGCTTGGCCACGGCGGTGGACTCGGGGGCGGATTCGGGGGAGGTAAAGGCGGCGGCCTTGGGCTtggaggaggtggcggcggaggcttcggtggaggtggtggtgctggtggaggTCTTGGCGGAGGGATCGGACATGGCGGCGGCCTTGGAGGTGGGTTCGGTGGCGGGAAAGGTGGCGGGTTAGGTGGAGGAGGCGGCCTTGGGGGAGGTGGCGGTGCTGGTGGTGGCTTTGGTGGCGGTGCTGGACATGGTGGCGGCCTTGGAG GTGGCTTTGGAGGTGGGAAAGGTGGCGGCCTTGGAGGTGGCTTTGGCGGCGGCAAAGGTGGCGGTCTTGGCGGGGGTGGTGGcctcggtggtggaggtggagctggtggaggcggtggcCTTGGAGGTGGCGCAGGCGGTGGTCTTGGTGGTGgtgcaggcggaggaggcggcctcggcggtggaggtggtgcaggcggaggcggcggccttGGTGGTGgtgcaggcggaggaggcggcCTCGGCGGTGGAGGTGGTGCTGGTGGAGGCGGTGGCCTTGGAGGTGGtgcaggcggaggcggcggccttGGTGGTGGTGCCGGCGGCGGTCTTGGAGGTGgtgcaggcggaggaggcggcCTTGGTGGCGGtgccggtggaggaggtggactaGGCGGTGGTGCCGGTGGCGGCCTTGGTGGGGGCGCAGGAGGAGGTACTGGCGGTGGCCTTGGGGGCGGtgccggtggaggtggtggtCTTGGCGGTGGCGCGggaggaggtgctggcggtgGTCTTGGTGGCGGCGCGGGAGGTGGTGCCGGAGCAGGCGGCGGTTTTGGCGGAGGCAAAGGAGGCGGCgttggcggaggcggcggcgcaggcgGTGGTGCCGGTGGCGGGTTCGGAGGAGGCAAAGGCGGCGGTTTCGGCGGTGGCTTCGGAGGAGGCAAGGGCGGTGGCTTTGGCGGCGGATCGGGCGGAGgctttggcggcggcggcggcgcgggcggtggTTTTGGCGGAGgagctggtgctggtggtggtgccGGCGGCGGCATCGGTGGCGGACTTTGA